A region of the Drosophila subpulchrella strain 33 F10 #4 breed RU33 chromosome 3L, RU_Dsub_v1.1 Primary Assembly, whole genome shotgun sequence genome:
TTGGAAACAGCAGCTCATTCTTGAACTGATCCTTGAAGATGGGCAGTTGCGGAACTCCGGCGGCGAGCAGTACTGGCGGCAGGTGGCTAAATGGGGCAAAGGAGCTGTACAGCGGCTCCGAGTGACTCCGGAAGATCTCGAGCAGCTCCTGGTGGCGCTGCCGTTGCATATCCGCATCCGGCTCAGAAGTGGCCGGAAAATTCGGATGCCGCAGATCCATCTTGGGTAGGCTGGAGGCGTTGATGGATGAGGGTGTGGTGATCTGCCCGCTTAATACGCTGGTCGCTCCATCTTCATTGGGATCCTCCGCGGATGATGCCCCGGAATCACTAGGCGTGTTGCTGAGGCGAGATTCGAGCTTCAGTTGCCGctggtgatgatgatggtggtgGAATTTGGCCGCCTGAAGGAACGAGGGCGAGGCGGCGCCACCCACTCCTGTGCCTACAGCCGCTCCCTCGATCCTGGGCGATGTGGCGGTGGCCGACTTGATGCAGGGATTGGTCTTATCCTGATAGGTCTGCCGCGCCTGATTGCTTGCCTGCTGCAGTCGCGCCAGTTGCTCCAGACTCGCACTGCTCACTCCGCCACCTGACCCACTGCCGCCTGATCCCCCTCCTGCGACGCCCGTCGTGGTCTGCTGCTCCTGCAACAGGCAGTGGATCTTGAACCAGTTAGATCTGCGACCGTAGCGGGAACCACTCTTGGACATCCCCACCAGGAGGCACTTGCGCAGCCGGCACGCCTTGCAGGCCGTTCGGTTCTTCTTGTTGATCACACAGTCTCCGTTGTGCTTGCATCCTGCTATCGCCGCGATGTTGTTGTAGGTACGACCGAAAAAGGACTGCGGAGAAAAGGAAATAGCATTTTAGTTTAGATGACTAATTTAATAGGGGCATGCAACTGGCTAAGATCATTACAGGCTAGTTAATAGGAAGTAAGCTGTACAATTAGTTTTACACCTTGCAGTCGGAATAGAAGTTTTGGttaaaagtttgcaacgcagtaaaATCCGCCCCTAAAGATATATGATTTGGATCTGTTCGTCTCTGCGCAAAGAATTCTCTCCGATTTAAAGCTGATTTTATGGAACTTTCCCAAATGTCTTCTTTCTATTGTAGATATT
Encoded here:
- the LOC119553299 gene encoding protein embryonic gonad isoform X1; protein product: MRPVTWNSGLGRCRDNVKMLKGLRCRLWIKIFNFIAQACRSIAFSSGFSIRIEMIWDFVSILGDQMNQLCKVCGEPAAGFHFGAFTCEGCKSFFGRTYNNIAAIAGCKHNGDCVINKKNRTACKACRLRKCLLVGMSKSGSRYGRRSNWFKIHCLLQEQQTTTGVAGGGSGGSGSGGGVSSASLEQLARLQQASNQARQTYQDKTNPCIKSATATSPRIEGAAVGTGVGGAASPSFLQAAKFHHHHHHQRQLKLESRLSNTPSDSGASSAEDPNEDGATSVLSGQITTPSSINASSLPKMDLRHPNFPATSEPDADMQRQRHQELLEIFRSHSEPLYSSFAPFSHLPPVLLAAGVPQLPIFKDQFKNELLFPTASSPELEEPIDLSFRSRADPASPLAHTSNSPTLSEPAAGSHCLGESPTFVRKSTPLDLTLVRSQTLTG
- the LOC119553299 gene encoding protein embryonic gonad isoform X2, producing the protein MNQLCKVCGEPAAGFHFGAFTCEGCKSFFGRTYNNIAAIAGCKHNGDCVINKKNRTACKACRLRKCLLVGMSKSGSRYGRRSNWFKIHCLLQEQQTTTGVAGGGSGGSGSGGGVSSASLEQLARLQQASNQARQTYQDKTNPCIKSATATSPRIEGAAVGTGVGGAASPSFLQAAKFHHHHHHQRQLKLESRLSNTPSDSGASSAEDPNEDGATSVLSGQITTPSSINASSLPKMDLRHPNFPATSEPDADMQRQRHQELLEIFRSHSEPLYSSFAPFSHLPPVLLAAGVPQLPIFKDQFKNELLFPTASSPELEEPIDLSFRSRADPASPLAHTSNSPTLSEPAAGSHCLGESPTFVRKSTPLDLTLVRSQTLTG